The window AAAGCGAGAGCAGGAGGCGCGGATCAGCGACGCGATGGACGCACAGCGTCTCGTCAACGTCGACGTGGTGCAGCGGCCGGCGTTGCCCCTGCCGAAGGCCGACTCGCAGCGTGCCACGGTGGGTCTGTCGCTGCTTGCCGGCCTGGTTGTCGGTATTGCGGGGGCGTTCGGTCGGGAGTATCTGGTGCGCACGCTGCGCTCCGAGTATGACGTGGGCCGTCACCTCGGGTTGCCGATGTTGGCCAGCATCAGCGAGACGCCGCGGGGATGACGAGGCGGACCGTTAAGTGAGCAAGATATACGAAGCGCTCAAGCGCGCCGAGCAGGAACGCGAGCGGACACGTGGTCCTGCGGAGCAGCCGCCGGTGCCCCTCGGGGACGACGGTGCTGCCGACGGCCGGCCCGTGCCCGGCACGCAGGAGGAGTACCAGCGGCTGCGGGCGAGCTTGCTGTCGGTAACGGTTCCCGCCGGCCTGCATACGGTGCTGGTGACAGCGCCGAATCACGGCGAAGGGGCAACCACCGTGGCCATCGGTCTGGCGACCGCGCTCGGCCGCGAGCGCGAGGCCCGTGTGCTCCTGATCGAGGCCAATCCGCGCGCGCCGGTGCTTCGCCACCGGCTGGGGATCTCGGGGGACGCCGGATTGACAGATTTCATCGCCGGACGGGTGGCGCCCGAGGCGCTGCTGACGAGGATTGATCGCCACAATTTCTCGGTCATCCATGCCGGTGAGGCCGCGCACGCCGGTGCGGAGCTGGAAATGCTCAGCGGCTTGCTGACCCGATTGCGTCCGCAGTTCGATTTCATCGTCATCGACGGGCCACCGGTCAATCGGTATGCGGATGTGAGCGTGATCGCCCCGGTGGTCGACGGCGTCATCATGGTCGTAGAGGCGGACCGGACGCCCCTGGCCGATGCGGAGTCGGCGACCCGTGAGTTGGGCAAAGTAGGGGCGCGCATCCTCGGGGTCGTGCTCAACCGGCGGCGATCGTACATTCCGGCGTTTCTCGAAAGCTTACTGTAGACCTCAGACCTCCCCGGGACAGAAGAGATGCAGGCGGTTGGGACCGGTTACCCCGTGCGGGTGCGGGGCCTTGTGCCCGTAGTGGGGTTCGTTGCCGGCAGTGTGCTCATCGGGGCCGCCGTTGCCCGGCTCGGCCCGGCTGCGCTTCTGCCGGTTTTCGGGGTGCTGCTGATATCGGTCGTGATGGCGCGTCCCGAGTACGGTATCGCCCTGTTCCTGTCGACGTTTCTCATGTCGTACCCCCGCTGGATGCAGGGGTCGGGCTACCTGACGATCAACAATGCTCTCGGCGGCATCTTCCTCCTGCTGCTTACCTACCGGGTGTACCGGGATCAGGATTGGTGGTTCCTCAAGTCCCGCGAGATGCAGATCCTCGGGTTCATCATTCTGATCTTCTACCTCTCGGCGCGTTTCAACTCGCCCGATCCGCACAAGGTGGAACTGCTGGGGGCGGGCTTTTACTTCGCCGAGGGCCTGCGGACGTTCATCAATCGGGTGGCGTTCGTGCTCTTCCTCATCGTCTTCATTCGCACCCCGGCCCACCTGCGCATGCTGGTTCTGCTGGCGCTGTTCTTCATGGTGTTCACGGCGCTTACCGGCGTGCAGGGCGTGCTGCGCGGCGGCGGTCTGAAGGGTTATCGTGCTTTCACCGAGGTGAGCGATCTCGTCGCCGGGCAGGCTGGGCTGATTCGTTCCGCCGGCAACCCGAATCGACTGGCGATGTTCTCGATCCTCGCCATCGCGTCGCTCTGGTACCTCATGCAAGTGGTGC of the Candidatus Binatia bacterium genome contains:
- a CDS encoding CpsD/CapB family tyrosine-protein kinase; this encodes MSKIYEALKRAEQERERTRGPAEQPPVPLGDDGAADGRPVPGTQEEYQRLRASLLSVTVPAGLHTVLVTAPNHGEGATTVAIGLATALGREREARVLLIEANPRAPVLRHRLGISGDAGLTDFIAGRVAPEALLTRIDRHNFSVIHAGEAAHAGAELEMLSGLLTRLRPQFDFIVIDGPPVNRYADVSVIAPVVDGVIMVVEADRTPLADAESATRELGKVGARILGVVLNRRRSYIPAFLESLL
- a CDS encoding O-antigen ligase family protein, with translation MQAVGTGYPVRVRGLVPVVGFVAGSVLIGAAVARLGPAALLPVFGVLLISVVMARPEYGIALFLSTFLMSYPRWMQGSGYLTINNALGGIFLLLLTYRVYRDQDWWFLKSREMQILGFIILIFYLSARFNSPDPHKVELLGAGFYFAEGLRTFINRVAFVLFLIVFIRTPAHLRMLVLLALFFMVFTALTGVQGVLRGGGLKGYRAFTEVSDLVAGQAGLIRSAGNPNRLAMFSILAIASLWYLMQVVRVPAMRLLIVPTMALLALAVFMTASRSGLLGLLVCTAAITVDGGFNLRKLLSIGLAAALLVVMVVQFVPEKSLERITNLPGTSTADTGEGSASIERRQGAVGLAVDIFRDNPVLGVGMGNWHVVRFLKDPGYAAGSPHNSYLLTLVEGGPFALLAFLVLLWWTWQNLRFAESYVSEPFSPLGELEWIVKSSKVSLLVLVFFSMVADLWNLVVLFMLVGFGVVARRLVEQSMREEAAAA